Proteins from a single region of Runella sp. SP2:
- the hxsB gene encoding His-Xaa-Ser system radical SAM maturase HxsB, with protein MESLSQKQKEFRAFKSLSNFSTANNANYYLLPFRFAALNTEREVLVNEVGDYLMVPQGTAQRIVERRIKQEEELYADLTANFFISQTPVPPLIDVLATRYRTKKSFLDDFTALHIFVLTLRCEHTCHYCQVSRVTQDKSAFDMSYDHLDKGIELMMQSPNPNVTLEFQGGEPLLAFEKIVYAVRKAESLARQLGKQLNIVICSNLAPLTEDILAFCREHGILLSTSIDGPSNLHNANRKRLGNNSYEMAVKGIERARQVLGEEKVSALMTTASRSLDYPVEIVDEYVKLGFKNIFLRPISPYGFARRNVRKNSYETETFLKFYKRALEHILAYNRQGYHLVEDYASIILRKILTPFPVGYVDLQSPSGLINSVVLFNYNGKIYASDEARMLAEMQDDTFCLGDLNKNSYEDIFYGPKAYEIAQNWSNESLAGCSDCAFQSYCGADPVYHHATQGDMAGYRPDSGFCQKNMEIIRYLLELMDNDQEVLAIFSRWVSNC; from the coding sequence TTGGAAAGCCTTTCACAAAAACAGAAAGAGTTCAGGGCCTTTAAATCTCTTTCTAATTTCAGCACTGCAAACAATGCAAATTATTACCTGTTGCCGTTTCGCTTTGCAGCTCTTAATACAGAGCGAGAAGTCTTGGTTAACGAGGTAGGTGATTATTTAATGGTCCCCCAGGGAACAGCACAAAGAATCGTGGAACGCAGAATTAAACAAGAAGAAGAACTATATGCCGATTTGACAGCCAATTTTTTTATTTCTCAAACCCCTGTTCCCCCGCTTATTGATGTGCTCGCTACCAGATATCGTACCAAGAAGTCATTTTTAGATGATTTTACAGCTTTGCACATTTTTGTACTTACCCTTCGGTGTGAACACACCTGTCATTACTGTCAGGTATCACGGGTAACTCAGGATAAAAGCGCCTTTGATATGTCGTATGACCACTTGGACAAAGGTATTGAACTGATGATGCAATCGCCGAATCCCAATGTAACACTCGAATTTCAGGGAGGGGAACCTTTACTGGCCTTTGAGAAGATTGTGTATGCCGTCCGAAAGGCTGAATCCTTGGCGCGTCAATTGGGGAAACAACTAAACATTGTCATCTGTTCTAATTTAGCCCCTTTAACCGAGGACATACTGGCGTTCTGTCGAGAACACGGTATTCTTTTATCCACCTCCATTGATGGACCAAGTAACTTGCATAATGCGAATCGCAAGCGTCTGGGCAATAATAGTTATGAAATGGCGGTAAAAGGCATTGAACGTGCAAGGCAGGTACTGGGAGAAGAAAAGGTGTCGGCACTGATGACAACAGCCTCGCGTTCACTGGACTATCCTGTAGAAATAGTGGATGAATACGTAAAATTAGGCTTTAAAAACATTTTTCTGCGCCCGATAAGCCCTTATGGATTCGCGCGTCGAAACGTTCGAAAAAACAGCTATGAGACAGAAACTTTTCTGAAGTTCTATAAAAGGGCGCTGGAGCATATTCTGGCCTATAATCGACAGGGCTACCATCTGGTGGAGGATTATGCGAGCATCATACTGAGAAAAATCCTTACTCCCTTTCCAGTTGGTTATGTAGATTTACAATCCCCGTCTGGCCTTATTAACAGCGTTGTGCTGTTTAACTATAATGGAAAAATCTATGCTTCCGATGAAGCCCGAATGCTGGCCGAGATGCAGGATGACACCTTTTGCCTGGGGGATTTGAATAAAAATTCATATGAGGATATTTTTTACGGACCGAAAGCCTATGAAATAGCTCAGAATTGGTCAAATGAATCCTTAGCCGGGTGTTCGGATTGTGCGTTCCAAAGCTACTGCGGTGCCGACCCTGTATATCACCATGCCACTCAGGGAGATATGGCGGGCTATCGTCCAGACAGCGGTTTTTGTCAAAAGAACATGGAAATTATTCGTTATCTGCTGGAACTGATGGATAATGATCAGGAAGTACTTGCGATTTTCAGCCGTTGGGTCAGTAATTGTTAA
- a CDS encoding MBOAT family protein — MLFNSIPFVIFLLTVLTLFNLLPARQRLHWLLLSSYFFYGWWNPLFLPLLLGSTILNFIISLWLDKSTGHRKELLAAGIGLNIALLSYFKYRNFFLEAIGFSPVTSLVLPLGISFICLQAISYLIDVYRRETAPPDLLSFALFKAFFPQLLAGPIERVGTLIPQLTFKSPTQFSWIVQGTKFIVWGYYKKVLVADKLALVVDPVFSNPQLFNPILLLAATILFSGQIYCDFSGYTDIARGAALTFGVNLSPNFCNPFGSSSLQIFWQRWHRTLHYWFKDYLYVPLEKVVPHKARILLVFLLSGLWHGANLTFVAWGLFHGILYIITHEGQKILIRIPYALQVALTFTLVTLGWVFFRAQSLSQAVYIFTSFSHIHVLSLSQAATEGLQQLYQHTIISPASLSIILSLLLLFLLIEYTGILKNLLQSPIDRTISIKRLILMDLLLILMILFGDWASNSFIYYQF, encoded by the coding sequence ATGCTGTTTAATTCCATCCCATTTGTAATTTTCTTACTGACAGTTTTGACGCTGTTTAATCTGCTGCCAGCACGCCAGAGATTACACTGGTTATTGCTGTCCAGTTATTTTTTTTATGGCTGGTGGAATCCGTTGTTCCTGCCACTGCTTCTGGGTTCCACCATACTAAATTTTATAATCTCTCTATGGCTTGACAAATCTACAGGTCACAGAAAAGAATTGTTAGCGGCGGGTATTGGATTAAATATAGCTTTACTGTCTTATTTTAAATATCGAAATTTCTTTTTGGAGGCAATCGGATTCTCCCCAGTTACATCTTTAGTTCTGCCGTTAGGGATTTCTTTTATATGCTTACAGGCTATTTCTTATCTGATTGATGTGTACCGAAGAGAGACAGCCCCTCCCGATTTGCTTTCGTTCGCACTTTTCAAAGCTTTTTTCCCTCAACTGCTGGCGGGTCCCATAGAACGGGTCGGGACATTGATTCCACAGCTCACCTTCAAATCTCCCACTCAGTTTAGCTGGATTGTACAGGGCACTAAGTTTATTGTTTGGGGATATTATAAAAAAGTTCTAGTGGCCGATAAATTGGCTTTGGTAGTTGATCCAGTATTTTCGAATCCTCAACTATTCAATCCAATTCTGTTACTGGCAGCTACTATCTTGTTTTCTGGACAGATATACTGCGATTTTTCGGGCTACACAGACATCGCCCGAGGAGCTGCTCTGACATTTGGTGTCAACTTATCACCCAACTTCTGTAATCCTTTCGGCTCATCTTCATTGCAGATTTTTTGGCAACGTTGGCACCGTACATTACACTACTGGTTCAAAGATTATCTTTATGTCCCTCTTGAAAAAGTTGTGCCTCACAAGGCGAGGATACTTCTAGTATTTTTATTAAGCGGCCTTTGGCACGGTGCTAATTTAACCTTTGTCGCCTGGGGTCTTTTTCACGGAATACTCTATATAATTACCCATGAAGGTCAAAAAATTTTGATTCGGATACCGTATGCATTGCAGGTAGCTCTAACGTTTACACTGGTAACATTGGGATGGGTATTTTTCCGAGCTCAATCTCTGTCTCAGGCGGTTTATATATTCACTTCCTTTTCGCACATTCACGTATTATCATTATCTCAGGCAGCAACTGAGGGGCTTCAGCAACTGTATCAACATACAATAATAAGTCCAGCTTCTCTGAGTATTATTCTTTCCCTGCTGTTACTCTTTCTATTGATTGAGTACACAGGTATTCTGAAAAATTTACTGCAATCACCAATTGATCGAACCATCAGTATAAAACGCCTTATTCTTATGGATTTGCTGCTTATTCTGATGATACTTTTTGGAGATTGGGCCAGCAATTCATTCATTTACTATCAATTTTAA
- a CDS encoding alginate O-acetyltransferase AlgX-related protein, translating to MAVLFFKHVQKSILLPLLLALLLFNPVIVFLLTGSIGWCIGSVASFTFLLIYTYLKGADWAFTLLVNVLTVGSICFHLEVTFRHGFPEYVIENLYTIRDDYYFNKPHLLSHLEDKEYSVTYKTNQQGYRIPEFAAANENVTHCDWLFLGDSFTQGAQVPFEELYTSQLYRYFPNKVIVNAGISGFSVADEYHYYRAEGRKLKPKKVFLQICNFNDFMNVAPRRNSWTEYLMQYSDLARYLLFNIRYKPPGELPLGRWTEPFYPTQKDNATYNIFYNETSSVKEADLKAFAHYVSALAQEVKADGAELVIILIPTKEQTYFRYLDEVITSFKIHPEQLDLLKPNKIVSHLADSLHIQLIDLLPGFQEITQLQFFEYDEHLNPHGHQTTADIISRHLKDESSDVNLISKELFSDRYPAYSLDGQLFTYQSIRDGTMELFLNEMKNNQSHRLTFNKVDESHPMLSPNQSLIVFTEGDPAENQTKVAIMNSNGSNRRYITNGKNEYGAIATFSPSGRHLTYAGWFYDAKTEQYSNPQIILLDMELGTKKAVTRGLFESWRPVIAPNEDFVIYISKRNGNFDLYKLDLKTEKEEQLTRTSFDEWDPVISPDGSYILYTARKNGNWDLFELSLSSGQNRQLTRSLGDEWDPVYHPKESVIAYAGKFGMFQSIYRKPLGR from the coding sequence ATGGCAGTATTGTTCTTCAAGCACGTACAAAAATCAATCCTTCTGCCTTTACTGCTGGCACTTTTGCTGTTCAACCCGGTTATCGTTTTCCTGCTTACGGGAAGTATCGGCTGGTGTATTGGGTCTGTAGCCAGCTTTACCTTTCTACTGATTTATACTTATCTAAAAGGAGCAGATTGGGCTTTCACACTTCTGGTTAACGTATTAACCGTAGGATCGATATGCTTCCATCTCGAAGTCACATTTCGACATGGATTCCCCGAGTATGTAATTGAAAATCTTTATACAATTCGAGACGATTATTACTTTAATAAGCCCCATCTGCTTTCTCATCTGGAAGATAAAGAGTATTCAGTTACTTATAAAACAAATCAACAGGGATACAGAATTCCTGAATTTGCTGCCGCCAATGAAAATGTTACGCATTGCGACTGGTTATTTCTTGGTGATTCCTTCACGCAGGGCGCTCAGGTTCCGTTCGAAGAACTTTATACCTCTCAACTTTATCGTTATTTTCCAAACAAAGTAATTGTTAATGCGGGAATCAGCGGTTTTTCTGTCGCCGACGAGTATCACTATTACCGAGCTGAAGGAAGGAAATTAAAACCAAAAAAGGTTTTCCTGCAAATTTGCAATTTCAATGACTTCATGAATGTTGCTCCTCGCCGTAATTCATGGACAGAGTATCTCATGCAATACTCAGATCTAGCTCGTTACCTACTGTTTAACATCCGTTACAAGCCTCCAGGGGAATTGCCTCTGGGAAGATGGACAGAGCCTTTTTATCCTACCCAAAAGGATAATGCGACCTACAATATATTCTACAACGAAACTTCTTCCGTTAAAGAAGCTGATTTAAAGGCATTCGCTCATTATGTTTCCGCTCTGGCTCAAGAAGTAAAAGCCGATGGTGCTGAACTAGTCATAATTCTTATTCCCACTAAAGAACAGACTTATTTCCGTTACCTGGATGAGGTTATCACTTCATTTAAGATACATCCCGAGCAATTGGATTTACTCAAGCCGAATAAAATTGTAAGCCATTTGGCAGATTCACTCCATATTCAATTGATTGATTTACTGCCAGGCTTTCAGGAGATTACTCAATTACAGTTTTTTGAGTATGATGAACATCTTAATCCACATGGCCATCAAACAACAGCGGACATTATCAGCCGTCATTTAAAAGATGAGTCTAGCGATGTGAATCTTATTAGTAAGGAACTGTTTTCAGACAGATATCCTGCCTACAGCCTAGATGGACAGCTTTTTACTTATCAATCAATCCGTGACGGCACGATGGAGCTATTCCTTAATGAAATGAAGAATAATCAGTCTCATCGGCTAACTTTTAATAAGGTTGATGAAAGCCATCCGATGCTTTCGCCAAACCAATCCTTAATTGTTTTTACGGAAGGCGACCCAGCAGAAAACCAAACTAAGGTGGCGATAATGAACTCAAACGGTTCCAATCGACGGTATATCACCAATGGTAAGAATGAGTATGGAGCAATCGCAACCTTCTCACCCAGCGGTCGGCACCTAACATATGCTGGCTGGTTCTATGACGCGAAAACTGAGCAATATTCAAATCCACAAATAATTCTTTTAGATATGGAACTCGGAACTAAAAAAGCTGTAACACGAGGTCTATTTGAGAGCTGGCGGCCAGTAATAGCCCCTAATGAAGATTTTGTAATTTATATATCCAAGCGTAACGGTAATTTTGATCTATATAAATTGGATTTAAAAACCGAGAAAGAAGAACAGCTTACTCGTACTTCCTTTGACGAGTGGGATCCAGTGATTTCACCCGACGGTTCTTACATCTTATACACTGCTAGAAAAAATGGCAACTGGGACCTTTTTGAACTTTCGCTCAGCAGTGGGCAAAATCGGCAACTTACCCGTTCATTGGGAGATGAATGGGATCCCGTCTACCATCCCAAAGAAAGTGTTATCGCTTATGCTGGCAAGTTTGGTATGTTTCAAAGTATTTACCGAAAACCGTTGGGACGGTAG
- a CDS encoding peptidoglycan-binding protein produces MKKKLPLLLQSIALTAITNINEQAAAAEIPEFTKITYDSEMMNRNFTSILKKPGFILKRMNSETGTYEGNFHRSHRSHSSHRSHYSSYGGSSGSSSSGYRGSSGSSSSGRSSSSGSSSGTNSFTTGTPKYSLGDRTLRFNDEGADVVQLKQLLRTLGYTIEISSLLENYFNSQTETAVKQFQQKNNLKVDGVVSPNVLMYLKSTASPSEGLSNSYSSLSWGNTGQEVLELKKLLVRKKLLKQRDGEGLNNRFDDATEAAVKAFQLSRGLSQTGVVDRTLLQLLQQQ; encoded by the coding sequence ATGAAAAAAAAGCTACCTCTTCTTCTTCAGAGCATTGCATTAACGGCTATAACCAATATCAATGAGCAAGCCGCCGCCGCTGAAATTCCTGAGTTTACCAAAATCACATATGATAGTGAGATGATGAATCGAAATTTTACTAGTATTTTAAAGAAACCTGGTTTCATTCTTAAACGTATGAATAGTGAAACTGGAACTTATGAAGGGAATTTTCACCGCTCACATCGCTCACATTCATCGCATCGGTCACATTATTCCAGCTATGGAGGCAGTTCCGGTTCATCTTCCTCAGGCTATAGGGGCAGCTCTGGTTCGTCTTCCTCAGGCCGTTCCAGTTCGTCAGGATCCTCGTCCGGCACCAATTCTTTTACTACAGGCACTCCCAAATACAGTCTGGGAGATCGTACGCTGCGTTTTAATGATGAAGGAGCCGATGTCGTACAACTAAAGCAGCTCCTGCGAACACTTGGGTATACTATTGAGATATCATCCCTGCTTGAAAACTATTTTAATTCACAAACCGAAACAGCTGTTAAGCAGTTTCAGCAGAAAAATAATCTGAAGGTTGATGGAGTAGTGAGTCCTAACGTTTTAATGTATCTTAAATCAACAGCATCTCCATCAGAAGGCTTAAGTAACAGCTACAGTTCACTAAGCTGGGGAAATACCGGGCAGGAAGTCCTTGAATTGAAAAAACTGCTTGTAAGAAAAAAATTATTAAAACAACGGGATGGAGAGGGTCTCAATAATAGATTTGATGACGCAACCGAAGCGGCAGTAAAAGCATTTCAACTGTCACGCGGGCTTTCTCAAACAGGGGTTGTAGACAGAACTTTATTGCAACTGCTTCAACAACAATAG
- the hxsD gene encoding His-Xaa-Ser system protein HxsD: MSMLPTGLCDQITVDFLELHLDAQVFSREGILKCFYWYSNVYLIELIREGNCFKVIISSKSETGLTEPEYLYKKIKQDLLDFQLREIITIQTANVRDLLIAKAFANGALEQEIDGNFGDPLQSLER; encoded by the coding sequence ATGTCGATGCTGCCAACTGGATTGTGTGATCAAATAACAGTAGATTTTCTGGAATTGCATCTTGATGCGCAGGTGTTTAGCCGGGAAGGAATTCTTAAGTGCTTTTATTGGTATTCAAATGTATATCTAATTGAATTAATCCGTGAAGGGAATTGCTTTAAAGTGATTATTAGTTCTAAAAGTGAAACTGGCTTAACTGAACCAGAATACCTTTATAAAAAAATAAAACAGGATCTGCTTGACTTTCAACTTCGGGAAATAATTACTATACAAACTGCGAATGTTCGTGACCTTTTGATTGCTAAAGCATTTGCAAATGGTGCACTTGAACAAGAGATAGATGGTAATTTTGGAGACCCTCTTCAATCGCTAGAAAGATAA
- a CDS encoding AAA family ATPase produces the protein MGKTTLAQELADTMSPQPVYLDLESPRDRAKLSEPEAYFELHQHQLIILDEIQVMRPV, from the coding sequence GTGGGGAAAACCACGCTGGCGCAGGAATTGGCTGATACCATGAGTCCCCAGCCCGTTTACCTTGATCTGGAAAGTCCCCGAGATCGCGCCAAACTCAGCGAACCCGAGGCATATTTTGAATTGCATCAACATCAACTCATCATCTTGGATGAAATTCAAGTGATGCGGCCAGTCTGA
- a CDS encoding DUF4143 domain-containing protein, with amino-acid sequence MPQFGPRIPAVTLRRLWTMLAHSQGGQLNVAALGANLDIAAPTAKRYIELLEDLLLIRTLRLWSGNVGKRLVRTPKVYIRDSGLTHALLNLTSLDDLLGHPVVVASWEGFVIENLLSVLPPGLTPWFYRTSAGAEIDLVIEKNSQQRYAIEIKRSQAPSVSKEFYLGCEDLQATKQFVVYSGTERFPISKNVTAVSLLEMMGEISRW; translated from the coding sequence GTGCCTCAATTTGGCCCCCGCATTCCAGCGGTTACCTTACGACGTTTATGGACTATGTTGGCCCACAGCCAAGGAGGGCAGTTGAACGTAGCTGCGCTGGGAGCCAATTTGGATATTGCCGCCCCAACTGCCAAGCGTTACATCGAGCTACTAGAAGATCTGCTACTCATTCGAACCCTGCGTCTTTGGTCGGGCAATGTTGGAAAACGCCTTGTCAGGACGCCTAAAGTTTACATTCGAGACAGTGGTTTGACCCATGCGCTGTTGAACCTGACTTCATTGGATGATTTATTGGGGCATCCTGTGGTTGTAGCCAGCTGGGAAGGATTTGTAATTGAAAATCTGTTATCCGTGTTGCCGCCAGGACTAACGCCGTGGTTTTATCGTACATCCGCAGGAGCAGAAATTGATTTGGTCATCGAAAAAAATAGCCAACAACGTTATGCGATTGAAATAAAACGCTCACAGGCACCTTCTGTGTCTAAAGAGTTTTATTTAGGGTGTGAAGACCTACAGGCAACCAAACAATTTGTCGTTTATTCAGGGACAGAAAGGTTTCCCATTTCCAAAAACGTCACTGCCGTCTCATTGCTTGAGATGATGGGCGAAATAAGCCGTTGGTGA
- a CDS encoding site-specific integrase: protein MATIKAVIKPDKKKDGTFPIVIRITKNRKTNYEPIGYSVTLDQWDSAKGCARKNYPNSVRLNNLIAKRIAELSAKAIELETEKQEVTASYIKKSNKKAPAAMFFPQAELYLSSLKAAGKYNQYTADKPRVKHFRDFLKRDIAFQEIEVSTLEAFKSYVKNTLKLSERSAMNHLSMVRSVFSHAKRDKLIKADSSPFGKGKMIIKFPETGKVGLNPAEIKRLETVELPERPSHCRNLWLFAYYFAGMRVSDVLRLRWSDIQDGRLIYVMGKNDKVGTLKVPEKANQILTQYESSKRYKDDFIFPELKDVDVKDQFVFERTIAFKTSAIDKCLKKDVAPAANITKKLTMHIARHSFASEAGDKISIQMLQKLYRHSNITTTVGYQASFINKDADDALDAVLNSGA, encoded by the coding sequence ATGGCAACAATCAAAGCAGTTATCAAACCCGACAAAAAAAAGGATGGGACATTTCCTATTGTCATCAGAATTACCAAGAACCGTAAAACAAACTATGAACCTATTGGGTATAGTGTAACACTGGATCAATGGGATTCCGCAAAGGGATGTGCTCGTAAAAATTATCCGAACTCAGTGCGGCTTAATAACCTCATTGCAAAACGCATTGCGGAATTAAGTGCCAAAGCAATTGAACTTGAAACAGAAAAGCAAGAAGTTACAGCAAGCTATATCAAGAAAAGTAATAAGAAAGCTCCTGCTGCGATGTTCTTTCCACAAGCAGAATTATATCTATCAAGTCTTAAAGCAGCAGGGAAATACAACCAATATACTGCAGATAAACCCAGAGTGAAGCACTTTAGAGATTTTTTAAAACGAGACATTGCCTTTCAGGAGATAGAAGTTTCGACGCTTGAAGCGTTTAAGTCCTATGTCAAAAACACTTTGAAGCTGTCTGAAAGATCGGCCATGAATCATCTCTCTATGGTACGTTCAGTTTTCAGCCATGCCAAAAGAGATAAGTTGATAAAAGCGGATAGCTCTCCCTTCGGCAAGGGAAAGATGATTATTAAATTCCCTGAAACTGGTAAGGTGGGACTTAATCCTGCTGAAATTAAAAGACTTGAAACAGTAGAACTTCCAGAGAGACCCAGCCATTGCCGTAATCTTTGGTTATTCGCTTACTATTTTGCTGGAATGCGCGTATCGGATGTGTTGAGGCTCCGATGGAGTGATATCCAGGATGGTCGACTTATCTATGTCATGGGTAAAAATGATAAAGTTGGAACATTGAAAGTTCCTGAAAAAGCCAATCAGATTTTAACCCAATATGAGTCGTCAAAAAGATATAAAGATGATTTTATTTTCCCTGAGTTAAAAGATGTAGATGTTAAGGATCAATTTGTATTTGAGCGCACAATTGCATTCAAAACCAGTGCAATTGATAAATGTCTTAAAAAAGACGTCGCACCAGCTGCAAACATAACAAAGAAACTAACAATGCACATCGCACGACACTCATTTGCTAGTGAGGCAGGTGATAAAATTAGCATTCAAATGCTGCAAAAACTTTACAGACATTCCAATATTACAACGACGGTAGGTTATCAGGCATCTTTTATCAACAAGGATGCGGATGATGCCTTGGATGCGGTGTTAAATAGCGGCGCTTAA
- a CDS encoding MGMT family protein, which translates to MKAQIQSLFIKERHGFPMLRTDEMELIRGFGIKGDINADIMSPRQVLIVINEDLEYFNIPPGGLRENIVLKNLDLSFFKPGSLLVLGDVKIRLTFNCEPCKRISQFVKPSEIMGRRGILGVVIESGIIHENMEATLLPSIFDPLSDLPFDRFKHFVSQIPEGKVVTYKEITRGMGVAESYLRAIPTYITKSDDNLPIHRIVDSEGALIQKYIPNQKHLLINEKVILREAPGLFDDSAWFVSLERHLWHQDSLFLN; encoded by the coding sequence ATGAAAGCACAAATTCAATCACTCTTTATAAAAGAGCGGCATGGTTTCCCTATGCTACGAACAGATGAGATGGAATTAATAAGAGGTTTTGGTATCAAAGGTGATATTAATGCCGATATTATGAGCCCAAGGCAAGTTCTTATCGTTATTAATGAGGATTTAGAATACTTTAATATTCCACCAGGAGGCCTTCGCGAAAATATAGTGCTTAAAAACTTAGATCTATCCTTTTTTAAGCCTGGTAGTTTATTAGTATTGGGCGACGTAAAGATTAGATTGACTTTTAACTGCGAGCCGTGCAAAAGAATCAGCCAATTTGTAAAGCCCTCTGAAATTATGGGTCGAAGAGGAATATTAGGGGTAGTAATTGAGAGTGGAATAATTCATGAAAATATGGAAGCCACTCTATTACCTTCTATTTTCGATCCACTCTCAGATCTTCCTTTTGACCGATTTAAACACTTTGTTTCGCAAATACCTGAAGGAAAAGTTGTCACTTATAAAGAAATTACTCGTGGTATGGGGGTTGCTGAAAGCTACCTCAGGGCAATACCAACGTATATTACTAAATCAGATGACAACCTACCTATACACAGAATCGTGGATTCTGAAGGTGCACTTATTCAGAAATATATTCCAAATCAAAAGCATCTTCTAATCAATGAGAAGGTGATTTTGAGAGAAGCACCTGGTTTATTTGATGATTCAGCGTGGTTTGTTAGCCTTGAACGCCATTTATGGCATCAAGATTCTTTGTTTCTTAATTAA